From Epinephelus lanceolatus isolate andai-2023 chromosome 2, ASM4190304v1, whole genome shotgun sequence, one genomic window encodes:
- the LOC117257361 gene encoding transcriptional repressor CTCF-like, which yields MEGEVVSMETTQAAVLAPEGKVLPEGGEALIQGSAMAQQGEVAENMEMMVMDALDPTLLQMKTEVLEGGGTVTVTGGDEGQIITLQVVNMEEQAGAALGLGQLQLVQVPVTTATVEGLQATYVDASAVNKDAEPVICHTLPLPEGFQVVKVGANGEVETVEHEELQATHEEFQAVRAEEGVEAAEVEATVPQQEDPEWSKDPDYQPITSIRSKGKKGKKSRLRYGDGDRDMDVSVYDFEEEQQEGLLSEVNAEKVVGNMKPPKPTKIKKKGVKKTFQCELCSYTCPRRSNLDRHMKSHTDERPHKCHLCGRAFRTVTLLRNHLNTHTGTRPHKCTDCDMAFVTSGELVRHRRYKHTHEKPFKCSMCDYCSVEVSKLKRHIRSHTGERPFQCSLCSYASRDTYKLKRHMRTHSGEKPYECYICHARFTQSGTMKMHILQKHTENVAKFHCPHCDTVIARKSDLGVHLRKQHSFIEKGKKCRYCDAVFHERYALIQHQKTHKNEKRFKCEQCDYCCRQERHMVMHKRTHTGEKPFACSQCEKTFRQKQLLDMHFKRYHDPNFVPTAFVCVKCSKTFTRRNTMLRHSENCTGEVEEENGTPTPKKGRRGRKRKMQSRREGDDDDDNTEGELDDIEEEELSEIEVDQAPPVVPIPAPVEPPVKRKRGRPPKSKPDAAAIIRVEDEATGEVDDIIVKREVGADHDDTEDINDETVEEVVVGGGKSTIQLEELPQEEGTAPGVQLSETPPNGDLTPEMILSMMDR from the exons ATGGAGGGTGAGGTTGTTTCCATGGAGACCACTCAGGCTGCGGTCCTGGCTCCTGAAGGAAAGGTCCTGCCAGAGGGCGGAGAGGCTTTGATACAAGGATCAGCCATGGCTCAACAGGGGGAAGTGGCTGAGAACATGGAGATGATGGTGATGGATGCTCTCGATCCAACTTTGCTGCAAATGAAGACGGAGGTGTTGGAGGGTGGTGGCACAGTGACTGTTACGGGTGGAGATGAAGGACAGATCATCACGCTGCAG GTGGTAAACAtggaggagcaggcaggagcTGCATTAGGTCTTGGCCAGCTTCAGCTGGTGCAGGTACCTGTCACAACAGCAACTGTAGAGGGGCTCCAGGCCACCTATGTTGATGCCTCAGCAGTCAACAAGGATGCAGAGCCGGTTATCTGTCACACCCTCCCTTTGCCTGAGGGCTTCCAG GTGGTAAAAGTGGGTGCCAATGGTGAAGTAGAGACTGTAGAGCATGAGGAGCTCCAGGCAACCCATGAGGAGTTTCAAGCAGTTAGGGCAGAGGAGGGGGTAGAGGCAGCAGAAGTAGAAGCCACTGTGCCTCAGCAAGAAGACCCAGAATGGTCTAAGGACCCAGACTACCAGCCCATCACCAGTATCCGTAGTAAagggaagaaaggaaagaagagcCGCCTGCGCTATGGAGACGGCGATCGTGACATGGATGTTTCTGTGTACGATTTtgaggaagagcagcaggaggGGCTGCTGTCTGAGGTCAATGCTGAGAAGGTTGTGGGCAACATGAAACCACCAAAGCCCACAAAGATCAAGAAAAAAG GTGTAAAGAAGACTTTCCAGTGTGAGCTGTGTAGCTACACCTGTCCAAGGCGCTCCAACTTGGACAGACACATGAAGAGCCACACAGATGAGAGACCACATAAATGTCACTTGTGTGGAAGGGCTTTTCGAACTGTTACACTGCTGAGAAACCACctcaatacacacacag GCACTCGGCCACATAAATGCACAGATTGTGACATGGCATTTGTGACCAGTGGTGAACTGGTGCGTCATCGCcgctacaaacacacacacgagaaGCCCTTCAAGTGCTCCATGTGTGACTACTGCAGCGTGGAG gTTAGTAAGTTGAAAAGGCACATCCGCTCCCATACAGGAGAGCGACCCTTCCAGTGCAGTCTGTGCAGCTATGCTAGTAGGGACACTTACAAGCTGAAGAGACACATGAGAACACATTCAG GTGAAAAGCCGTACGAGTGCTACATCTGCCATGCCCGTTTCACACAAAGCGGCACCATGAAGATGCATATTCTGCAGAAACACACGGAGAACGTGGCCAAGTTCCACTGCCCACACTGTGATACTGTCATCGCACGCAAGAGTGACCTTG GGGTTCACTTGCGGAAGCAGCATTCATTTATTGAGAAGGGAAAGAAATGTCGTTACTGTGATGCTGTGTTCCATGAGCGATATGCTCTCATCCAACACCAGAAGACCCACAAGAATGAGAAACGCTTCAAGTGTGAACAGTGTGACTACTGCTGCAGACAG GAACGCCACATGGTAATGCACAAGCGTACACACACGGGGGAGAAGCCATTTGCCTGCAGCCAGTGTGAGAAAACATTTAGGCAGAAGCAGCTTCTGGACATGCACTTCAAGCGCTACCATGATCCCAACTTTGTCCCCACTGCCTTCGTCTGCGTCAAGTGTAGCAAGACGTTCACCCGCAGG AACACAATGCTGCGTCACAGTGAGAACTGCACAGGTGaagttgaagaagaaaatggaacTCCCACACCGAAAAAGGGTCGTCGTggcaggaagaggaagatgcAGAGCAGGAGGGAAGGTGACGATGACGACGACAACACAG AGGGTGAACTAGATGacatagaggaggaggagctaaGTGAGATTGAGGTGGATCAGGCCCCACCAGTCGTCCCTATCCCAGCCCCTGTGGAACCACCAGTCAAGAGGAAACGTGGACGACCCCCAAAGAGCAAACCAGATG CGGCTGCTATCATCCGTGTGGAGGACGAGGCCACTGGAGAGGTGGATGACATAATTGTGAAGAGGGAGGTTGGAGCCGACCATGATGACACAGAGGACATCAACGATGAGACCGTAGAGGAGGTCGTGGTCGGTGGAGGGAAGTCTACCATCCAGTTGGAGGAGTTGCCCCAGGAAGAGGGGACAGCACCAGGGGTGCAGCTGTCCGAGACCCCACCCAATGGAGACCTGACCCCTGAGATGATCCTCAGCATGATGGACCGGTGA